The window GAGCGAGTCGCGGGTGAACACGATGCGGCTCCGGGCCGGCGCCGGCCCCTCGGGCCCGAGCCGCGCGGGGGCGAGCACCTTGACCTTGGTCCGCTCTTGCAGCGCGAGATACCGCTTCAGGGGGCTCGAGTCGGCCGCGGCTCGGCGCGCGCTGTCCTCGGCGGTGGGTGCGGGGCGGAGCGTGTCGCCGAGCGGCGTGATGAGCGAGTCGGGCGGTCGCTGAGGGCGGGTGGTGTCCACGACCTGGGCGGCGACCGTCGGCGGCCGCACCGCCGCTCCTCCGAACGCGCAGGCGAGCGACGCGGCGGCGAGCGCCAGCCGGCAGTTGCGGCGCACCGGCCGCCGCCTATGCCGTGCCGTTCACGCCCCGCCCTGGCGCGACAGCACGAATTCGCTGAAGAGCCGCACCCCCATTCCCGTCGGCCCCTTCACCCGGCTCGCGTCCTCCCGGTCCGAATACGCGGTGCCCGCGATGTCGAGGTGCGCCCAGGGAAATCCGTCGACGAACTCGCGCAGGAACCACCCGGCCGAGATGCTGCCGGCGGGCCGGCCGCCCGCGTTCTTCACGTCGGCGATGTCGGACTTCATGAGGTCGCGGTACTCGTCCCAGAGCGGCATCGGCCAGACCCGCTCGCCAGCGCGCTCGCCCGCGGCGCGCACCTCTTCGATCAGCGCGTCGTCGGTGCCCATGAGCCCGGCGGCGGTGTGGCCAAGCGCCACGACGATGGCACCGGTGAGCGTCGCGATGTCGATCACGGCGCTCGGCTCGTAGCGCCGCGCGTACGAGAGCGCGTCCGAAAGAATGAGCCGGCCCTCGGCATCGGTGTTGATCATCTCGATCGTCTTGCCGAGGTGGCTCGTGATCACGTCGCCCGGTTTCACGGCGGAGCCCGAGGGCATGTTCTCGGTGGATGGCACCAGCCCCACCACGTGCACCTTGGGCCGGAGCCGGCCGAGCACCTCGAAGGTGCCGAGCACGGCGGCCGCGCCCGACATATCGAACTTCATGTCTTCCATCCGTTCGGCCGGCTTGATCGAGATGCCACCGGTGTCGAACGTGACACCCTTGCCGATGAGCACGATCGGCGCGGCATCGGAGCCCTTGTACTCGAGCGCGATGAAGCGCGGGTCCTCGCCACCGCCCTGCGCCACCGCGAGCAGCGCGCCCATTTTCTCGCGCTGGATCGCGGCCTTGTCGAGCACGGTGACATCGAAGCCGTAGCGCTGCGCCAGCTCCTTAGCCTTGTCACCGAGAAAGCTCGGCGTGCACACGTTGCCCGGGAGCACCTGAAGACCGCGGGTGAACGTCTGCCCCGCACCGATCGCCGCGCCGACGCGGTGGCCCGCTTCGACCTCGCCCTGCTCAGCGGGTGCCAGAATGGTGAAGCGCTCGAGCTCGGGCTTCTTCTCCTCCGGCGGGCGCTTGAGGTCGGTGTAGATCCAGGCGCCCATCGCGAGTCCTTCTGCGGCGAACTGGCCGACATCGCGCCAGCTCAGCGCCCCACGGCCTTCCGGCGCCAGATAGAAGGCACCCGACGGCGCGCCGAGGGCACGCGCCCGCTTGGCCACCGCGGCCGCCGCGCGGCGCACGTCGGGGCGGGTGCCGCTCTCGACGTTGCCGAGCCCCACGAGCACTATGCGGCCCTGAGGGCCGGAGGGGTACACGACCGCGGTTTCGTCCCGCTTGCCCGTGAAATCCCCGGAAGCGTAAAGCCGGGAGAGCAAGCCGCCCGCCGCCTGGTCCGTGGCGGCGAGCGAGGCGGGGAGTGCGGTACCCTGCGGCACGGCGATACCGAGCAGCGGTGTCTGCACGGCAGCGGGGGCAGTGGCGGCAACGGAGGTTTCGAAGGACATGGGAATTCGTGTTCCGGCGTTGAGGTGATGGGGCGCTGGTGCATCCGGTGGCGCGGCGCGATCGTGGCGCGCGGGCCACCCGCGCCCCTCAGCGCCGCCGGCGCAACGAACGATACTCCGCGCGCACCGGGCCGACGTACGCAGCGCGCGGACGCAGCAGTCCTTCCTCCGCATACTGCTCCAGCACGTGCGCCAACCAGCCGGAGATGCGGGCGATCGCGAAAACCGGGGTGAACAGCTCGGGCGGCACCCCCGCGGCGCGATAGAGCGGCGCGAGGTAGAAGTCGACATTGGGCGCGCGGCCGGTGGCGGCCCGGGCGCGCTCGTCGGCCGCCTGCGCCAGCTCGAACCACCGCTGCTGGCCGGTGGCGGCGCAGGCGCGCTCCGCCGCGACCCGCATGGCACCGGTGCGCGGATCTTCGCCCCGGTACACCGGGTGCCCGAAGCCTGGAAACTTCTTGCCCGCGAGCGCCTGCACCCGCGCCGTCACGACCGCGTCGGCCCGGTCCGGCGTGCCGATCTCCTCGAGGAGTCGATACACCGCGAGTGCATGGCCGCCGTGTAGCGGTCCCGCTAGTGCAGCGAGCGCGGCGGTCATGCACCCGTGAAGATCAGCCTTGGTGGCGGCGGCAACCCGGGCCGCAAAGGTGCTCGGGTTGAGCTCATTATCGGCCCGAAGTATCAACGCAGCGTCAAATGATCCGGCCAGTTCGGGGTGCGGCTCGGTGCCGTGGAGCATGTAGAGGAAGTTGGCCGCGAGGCTCAAGCCCCGGCGCGGGGCTACCGAACGCTCGCCCCGGCGGCCGCGGCCGAGCGCCGCCACGAGCGTCGGGAGCTGCGCGACCAGGGCGATGGCGGCCGCGGGAACGCCGGTGATGTCGGACGCGCCCCCGGCCGGCTCGAGCCCGAGCGCGCTCACCGCCGTGCGCAGCACCGCCATCGGGTCCGCGGTGGCCGGGGCGCCGGCGACGAGCCGCGCCACCGGGCGCGGCAGCCGCTGCGCCGCCTTCACCGCGCGGGTGAAGGCCGTTAGCTCCGCCCGATCCGGCAGATGCCCGGCGAGGAGCAGGAACGCGGTTTCCTCGTACGTCGACTCGGCGGCGAGGGTACTCGCGTCGTAGCCGCGGTAGGCAAGCCGGTTGTCGTCGGCCGAGAGGAGGCAGATCGACGAGCGGGCCGCGACGACGCCGTCGAGCTGTGGCGCGGTCTCGGAAGTGGCTTCACGGCCGGTGGTAAGCATCGTGGACATCGCGGGACGGGAAGGTACACGGGGCGCGGACCGGCCGGCAACCGAGTCAATCCACTCCGCCGCCCGTCGGCGCCTCGGCCGGATGCGGCTGGGCGCGCGCCTTGTCCGCGCGCCCGAAAACCCGCCGCGCCAGCTTGATGAGCCACTCGCGGAGTCCGTCGAGGATCTCGTAGAACGTCGGGATCACCAGCAGCGTCAGCAGCGTGGACGTGATCACGCCGCCGATCACCGCGCGACCCAGCGGCGCGCGGAAGTCGGCCCCCTCGCCGTGGCCGATCGCCACCGGCACCATCCCGGCGATGAGCGCGAGCGTCGTCATGATGATCGGCCGGAGCCGGATCCGGCCCGCCTCGATCAGCGCCTCGCGTATGCCGAGCCCGCGCTCACGCGCCCACTTGGCGAAGTCGATCAGCAGGATCGCGTTCTTGGCCACGATGCCCATGAGCAGGATCACGCCGATCAGGCTCATGATGTTGAGCGTGGTCGCCGTGGCCCAGAGCGCCAGCACCACGCCGATGAGCGAGAGCGGGAGCGAGATGAGGATCGCCACGGGGTCGAGGAACGAGCCGAACTGCACCACCAGGATCAGGTACATGAGCAGGATCGCGACGCCGAGCGCGGTGAAAATCCGGGTGAACACCTCGGCCTGGTCACGCGCCTCTCCGCCCTGCGAGATCGCG is drawn from Gemmatimonadales bacterium and contains these coding sequences:
- a CDS encoding leucyl aminopeptidase, with protein sequence MSFETSVAATAPAAVQTPLLGIAVPQGTALPASLAATDQAAGGLLSRLYASGDFTGKRDETAVVYPSGPQGRIVLVGLGNVESGTRPDVRRAAAAVAKRARALGAPSGAFYLAPEGRGALSWRDVGQFAAEGLAMGAWIYTDLKRPPEEKKPELERFTILAPAEQGEVEAGHRVGAAIGAGQTFTRGLQVLPGNVCTPSFLGDKAKELAQRYGFDVTVLDKAAIQREKMGALLAVAQGGGEDPRFIALEYKGSDAAPIVLIGKGVTFDTGGISIKPAERMEDMKFDMSGAAAVLGTFEVLGRLRPKVHVVGLVPSTENMPSGSAVKPGDVITSHLGKTIEMINTDAEGRLILSDALSYARRYEPSAVIDIATLTGAIVVALGHTAAGLMGTDDALIEEVRAAGERAGERVWPMPLWDEYRDLMKSDIADVKNAGGRPAGSISAGWFLREFVDGFPWAHLDIAGTAYSDREDASRVKGPTGMGVRLFSEFVLSRQGGA
- a CDS encoding citrate/2-methylcitrate synthase, translating into MSTMLTTGREATSETAPQLDGVVAARSSICLLSADDNRLAYRGYDASTLAAESTYEETAFLLLAGHLPDRAELTAFTRAVKAAQRLPRPVARLVAGAPATADPMAVLRTAVSALGLEPAGGASDITGVPAAAIALVAQLPTLVAALGRGRRGERSVAPRRGLSLAANFLYMLHGTEPHPELAGSFDAALILRADNELNPSTFAARVAAATKADLHGCMTAALAALAGPLHGGHALAVYRLLEEIGTPDRADAVVTARVQALAGKKFPGFGHPVYRGEDPRTGAMRVAAERACAATGQQRWFELAQAADERARAATGRAPNVDFYLAPLYRAAGVPPELFTPVFAIARISGWLAHVLEQYAEEGLLRPRAAYVGPVRAEYRSLRRRR